The following are encoded together in the Anopheles nili chromosome 3, idAnoNiliSN_F5_01, whole genome shotgun sequence genome:
- the LOC128725552 gene encoding cuticle protein 19-like — MAFKIVLLASVVALAAAFPAGYGEYYGEHQLEGGHQYGQVARISLGDGHGHHEYHEDEHVDYYAPPKYAFKYGVNDFHTGDVKSQHETRDGDVVKGQYSLVEPDGSVRTVDYTADKHSGFNAVVHKTAPVSHHQAAHY; from the exons ATTGTCCTATTGGCGTCAGTGGTCGCCCTCGCAGCCGCTTTCCCAGCCGGTTACGGTGAGTACTATGGTGAGCATCAGCTCGAAGGTGGCCATCAATATGGACAGGTCGCACGCATTTCCCTAGGAGACGGTCACGGACATCACGAATATCACGAGGATGAGCACGTCGATTACTAC GCACCACCAAAGTACGCGTTCAAATACGGCGTCAATGATTTCCACACCGGTGACGTTAAATCGCAGCATGAAACGCGTGATGGTGACGTCGTAAAGGGTCAGTACTCGCTCGTGGAACCTGATGGTTCCGTCCGTACGGTCGATTACACCGCCGATAAGCACTCGGGTTTTAATGCAGTCGTTCACAAGACGGCTCCTGTTAGCCACCATCAGGCTGCCCATTATTAA